A window of the Corythoichthys intestinalis isolate RoL2023-P3 chromosome 6, ASM3026506v1, whole genome shotgun sequence genome harbors these coding sequences:
- the LOC130917608 gene encoding mRNA decay activator protein ZFP36L1-like, with product MPSYHLDQFAGLDEMMCKKLLSLDLREQDSPLSSLSLAMKTPGYIGRQRSCDTSLSLDISPPDNVYLSSSIWGQRPEKHQACVPPSSSQWRKQHFLSQRSFSMVETCRATAANLGWPDSDVKDPQEGFSPTLLNTNMSSTSATSSTRYKTELCRSFTENGMCKYGGKCQFAHGPEELRDLSRHPKYKTEPCRTFHTIGFCPYGIRCHFVHNNEEEKNHLRSSSASSGFAPLSLPSSRSHRIPLIRQSVSFAGFPSASQQSLASHPPTASYSRAPSASPPCADITDLLSSVFLEMDSPTFEASPNPQYQPPTAADQHPPFLPSPDSGCSPSGLSPSASPSLRQSPGASAFFSQSLDTRSLSYTSLSDQDQDGSSSASSLSGLESCSGMNDGKRLAVFSQLSVPEDAAGICL from the exons ATGCCGTCTTACCACCTCGACCAATTCGCTGGCCTGGACGAGATGATGTGCAAG AAATTACTGAGTCTGGACCTGAGGGAGCAGGACAGCCCACTGTCATCACTCAGCCTAGCAATGAAGACACCGGGCTACATTGGACGACAACGTAGCTGCGACACGTCCTTGTCTCTTGACATCAGCCCACCAGACAATGTCTATCTGTCCTCTTCTATTTGGGGGCAAAGGCCAGAGAAGCACCAGGCTTGTGTTCCTCCCAGTTCTAGCCAGTGGCGAAAGCAACACTTCCTGTCACAGCGCTCATTCAGTATGGTTGAGACGTGCAGAGCGACAGCAGCAAATCTGGGCTGGCCTGATTCAGATGTGAAGGACCCTCAAGAAGGCTTCAGCCCCACCCTGCTGAACACCAACATGTCATCCACCTCTGCCACTTCTTCCACCCGCTACAAAACAGAACTATGCCGTTCCTTCACAGAGAACGGTATGTGCAAGTATGGTGGGAAGTGCCAATTCGCCCACGGGCCCGAGGAGCTGCGAGATCTCAGCAGGCATCCAAAGTACAAAACTGAACCATGCCGCACCTTCCACACCATAGGCTTCTGTCCTTATGGGATCCGCTGCCACTTTGTCCACAACAACGAGGAGGAGAAAAATCACTTGCGCAGCTCCTCTGCCTCTTCAGGCTTTGCACCCCTGTCTCTTCCTTCCTCACGCTCTCACAGAATCCCACTTATCAGACAGAGCGTCAGCTTTGCAGGGTTTCCCTCAGCTTCCCAGCAAAGCCTTGCTTCTCATCCCCCCACTGCTTCTTACTCACGAGCGCCATCTGCTTCTCCCCCTTGTGCTGATATCACCGATCTCCTCTCTAGCGTCTTCTTGGAGATGGACTCGCCTACCTTTGAGGCCTCGCCTAACCCTCAGTACCAACCCCCTACTGCTGCAGATCAACACCCTCCTTTCCTCCCCTCCCCGGACTCTGGCTGTTCCCCTTCTGGTCTTTCTCCCTCTGCATCCCCATCCCTGAGGCAGAGCCCTGGAGCTTCTGCGTTCTTTTCACAGTCACTCGACACAAGATCCCTGTCCTATACCTCTCTTTCAGATCAGGACCAGGATGGGAGCAGCTCTGCTAGCTCGCTTAGCGGATTGGAGTCCTGCAGCGGCATGAATGACGGGAAACGCCTCGCCGTATTTAGTCAGCTCTCTGTTCCTGAGGACGCTGCTGGGATCTGCCTTTAG